From the genome of Methanobacterium petrolearium, one region includes:
- a CDS encoding PAS domain S-box protein: MVEDIRVLILEDVPLDAELIETQLKRENIQFKSKIVEKEEDYRRELAEFQPSIILADHSLPQFDGITAMNIAREISPNTPFIFVSGKIGEDFAVEMLKEGATDYVLKNNLTKLPHAVKRALKEAKEKMEKQSAEEALKEREEKYRNLFEYFPNYVVVLGLDGRIMDLNHAAAKFSPLSREDTVGMYFTDLQSITGQDSSFYQELFSKFLEGEEIGAFESHLTSREGEIRLMEVYPAPLYKNSQLYAIQIIAQDITERKKAETEITASLEEKEMLLGEINSRVRNYMNIISSLLELQSVFMNDEGNREVLKDNKNRVKSMLFIHDGFSQSDDFALIDFSQYIKKLIELITSSYNVDTERIKVKSNTEGLILDIDAAIPCGLIINELLTNAVKHAFPGNKKGEVLVEFGLDNQENNVLIVKDNGVGIPDDINFKESGTMGFQLVNTLVNQLNGSVILSRGKGTTFQIIWSESGY, from the coding sequence ATGGTGGAAGATATAAGAGTTCTAATATTAGAGGATGTGCCACTGGACGCTGAATTAATAGAAACCCAGCTGAAAAGAGAGAATATTCAGTTTAAATCTAAGATCGTGGAAAAAGAAGAAGATTATCGCAGAGAACTGGCTGAATTCCAGCCCAGCATAATTCTGGCAGATCATTCACTACCACAGTTCGATGGTATCACTGCCATGAACATTGCCCGAGAAATCTCACCAAACACACCATTCATTTTTGTCAGTGGCAAAATAGGCGAAGATTTCGCTGTTGAAATGCTTAAAGAAGGAGCAACTGATTACGTTCTAAAAAATAATCTAACAAAATTACCTCACGCAGTAAAAAGGGCGTTAAAAGAAGCAAAAGAAAAAATGGAAAAACAATCTGCTGAAGAAGCTCTTAAGGAACGTGAAGAGAAATACAGAAATCTTTTCGAATATTTCCCTAATTATGTGGTCGTTTTGGGATTGGATGGGAGAATAATGGATCTTAACCATGCAGCGGCAAAATTCAGCCCTTTATCTAGGGAGGATACTGTGGGCATGTATTTCACAGACCTACAGTCAATAACTGGGCAAGATTCATCATTTTATCAGGAACTATTTTCAAAATTCCTGGAAGGAGAAGAGATTGGGGCATTTGAATCTCATTTAACATCAAGAGAAGGAGAAATACGTTTAATGGAAGTATATCCTGCACCATTATACAAAAATAGCCAATTATATGCCATACAAATCATAGCTCAGGACATCACTGAACGTAAAAAGGCAGAAACAGAAATTACTGCATCTTTAGAAGAAAAAGAAATGCTTCTGGGTGAGATTAATAGCAGGGTTAGGAATTACATGAACATCATATCCAGTTTACTGGAACTTCAATCGGTTTTTATGAATGATGAAGGGAATCGCGAAGTCCTGAAGGATAACAAGAATCGAGTCAAATCAATGCTGTTTATACACGATGGGTTTTCCCAGTCCGATGATTTCGCCCTCATTGATTTTTCTCAGTACATAAAAAAATTAATAGAACTCATTACTAGCTCTTACAATGTGGATACTGAAAGAATTAAAGTTAAGTCTAATACCGAAGGTTTAATACTTGACATTGATGCTGCCATTCCCTGTGGGCTTATTATCAATGAACTGTTAACAAATGCAGTAAAACACGCTTTCCCTGGAAATAAAAAAGGGGAAGTTTTGGTGGAATTCGGGCTTGATAATCAGGAAAACAATGTTTTAATAGTTAAGGATAATGGGGTAGGCATTCCTGATGATATTAACTTTAAAGAAAGTGGAACAATGGGATTTCAACTGGTGAATACTCTGGTAAATCAGTTGAATGGTAGTGTAATCCTGTCTAGAGGTAAAGGAACTACTTTCCAGATTATATGGTCTGAATCAGGATATTAA
- a CDS encoding ATP-dependent DNA ligase, with amino-acid sequence MLYHELVRVYQDLDSTTKRLEKTAILADFLGKVGDEEPELLSVVTLLCMGRIFPTWSEEELGIGAKLLMKAISMAVGVSPEDVENQMRETGDVGLAAEELYQKKSQVTLFSRPITIEKVYQNLMKMATISGNRAQFKKIDFLMELLSSASPTEAKYLTRTVLEELRVGVGEGTIRDAISQAFKIPQEVTERAHMLTNDMGLVAEVARMQGEEGLRKLTLKPGKPVKPMLAQLSPGIKTSVEEMGWAICETKYDGIRVQIHRHGEKIDVFTRRLENVSEALPEIADYVEKSLPHEDFIVEGEIIASRDGKPISFQYMLQRVRRKYDVEQMISKVPLTLYLFDVLYYKRPVLDEPLKKRRKILESIVKPYPGKLELSRQVKVTPEEIEMATDLFEASITGGHEGIMIKDPHAPYMPGIRGKKMLKLKAEPETLDLVVVGGTYGKGKRAHLIGSYLMALQDENGQLLTLAYAATGLDDQTLLELSEMVEPLIISKKGREVKIEPSVVLEIAFSEIVESPESETGYSLRFPVVKRIRSDRGLDEIDTLERIQSIFKNSQKS; translated from the coding sequence ATGCTTTACCATGAATTAGTAAGAGTTTATCAAGATCTGGATTCTACAACCAAACGTTTAGAAAAAACTGCTATTTTGGCCGATTTTTTAGGTAAAGTTGGGGATGAAGAACCAGAACTTTTATCGGTAGTTACTTTACTTTGCATGGGCCGAATTTTCCCTACTTGGAGTGAAGAAGAACTGGGAATAGGGGCTAAACTTCTCATGAAAGCCATTTCCATGGCAGTTGGAGTTTCTCCTGAAGATGTGGAGAATCAAATGAGGGAAACCGGGGATGTTGGTTTGGCTGCAGAAGAACTTTACCAGAAAAAAAGCCAGGTGACCCTGTTTTCTCGACCCATCACCATAGAGAAGGTATATCAAAATCTAATGAAAATGGCAACTATTTCAGGAAACCGTGCTCAATTCAAAAAAATAGATTTTTTAATGGAGCTTTTATCTTCCGCATCTCCCACTGAAGCAAAATATCTCACCAGAACAGTTTTAGAAGAACTCAGGGTGGGAGTAGGAGAAGGAACCATTAGAGATGCAATTTCCCAAGCCTTTAAAATACCACAGGAAGTAACTGAAAGGGCCCACATGCTCACCAACGACATGGGTCTGGTGGCAGAGGTTGCCCGAATGCAAGGAGAAGAGGGGTTGCGTAAATTAACCTTAAAACCGGGAAAACCCGTAAAACCCATGTTGGCTCAACTTTCCCCAGGAATAAAGACAAGTGTGGAGGAAATGGGATGGGCTATTTGTGAAACCAAATATGATGGAATACGGGTCCAAATACATCGACATGGTGAGAAGATTGATGTTTTCACTCGAAGACTGGAAAACGTTTCTGAAGCACTTCCAGAAATTGCTGATTATGTTGAAAAATCACTTCCACATGAAGATTTCATTGTAGAAGGGGAAATAATTGCCAGTCGTGATGGAAAACCCATATCTTTCCAGTACATGTTGCAAAGAGTTAGAAGAAAGTATGATGTTGAACAGATGATTTCAAAAGTCCCTTTAACTCTTTATCTCTTTGACGTACTTTACTATAAGAGGCCAGTTCTGGATGAACCGCTTAAAAAAAGGAGAAAAATATTAGAATCAATAGTTAAACCTTACCCTGGCAAATTGGAACTTTCAAGACAGGTTAAAGTTACTCCTGAGGAAATTGAGATGGCCACTGACCTTTTTGAAGCATCCATTACAGGTGGTCATGAGGGAATCATGATCAAGGACCCACATGCTCCTTACATGCCAGGTATAAGGGGTAAAAAAATGCTTAAACTGAAAGCAGAACCGGAAACTCTGGATCTGGTAGTGGTGGGTGGAACCTACGGAAAGGGTAAACGGGCCCATCTAATTGGTTCTTACTTAATGGCTCTCCAGGATGAAAATGGCCAACTCCTAACCCTGGCTTATGCTGCTACCGGGCTGGATGATCAAACACTACTGGAACTTTCTGAGATGGTAGAACCTCTTATCATAAGTAAAAAAGGGAGAGAAGTTAAAATTGAACCTTCAGTAGTTCTGGAGATAGCTTTCAGTGAGATAGTGGAAAGTCCTGAATCTGAAACCGGAT